TACTCGGCGCTGGACGCGCTGGCCCTGGCCGAGCGGAACCCGGACCGGGAGGTGGTTCTCCTGGGCCTGGGGTTCGAGACCACGGCTCCCACCGTGGCCGCCGCCCTGCTGCGGGCCCGGCAGGAGGGGGTTCGGAACTTCTCGGTGCTCTCGGCCCACAAGGCGATCCTCCCGGCCATGGAGGCCCTGCTCCAGGATCCCGAGGTGCGGATCGGGGCCTTCCTGTGCCCGGGACACGCCAGCATGGTGCTGGGGGCTAAAGCCTACGAACCGCTTGCCGAAAGGTACGGTGTTCCTTGCTGCGTAGCGGGGTTCGAGCCCGAGGACGTGCTGGCCGGGGTGCTATGCCTGCTCGGCCAGGTGCAGCGGGGGGAGGCCCGGGTCGAGAACGCCTACCCCCGGGCGGTGTCGGCCGAGGGAAACCGCGCGGCCCAAGAGGCGTTGGAGCGGGTGTTCCAGAGGGCTCCCGCCCGGTGGCGGGGGCTGGGGGAGATCGACGGGAGCGGGTACGACCTGCGGCCCGCCTTCGCGCCCTGGGACGCCCGGAGGAGGTTCCTGCAGGGGGTGCGGTTCGAGGGCCGGGAACCCGCGGGGTGCCGGTGCGCGGAGGTGCTGCGGGGCCGGATCGAGCCGGCGGAGTGTCCCCTGTTCGCCCGGGCCTGCACGCCCCAGCAGCCGGTGGGGGCGTGCATGGTGAGCTCCGAGGGCGCCTGCGGCGCCCACTATCGCTACCGAGGGCGGGCTGATGGCTGAGCCGGTGGTGA
This is a stretch of genomic DNA from Deferrisoma camini S3R1. It encodes these proteins:
- the hypD gene encoding hydrogenase formation protein HypD, translating into MNLLRDTGPSGPELVSGFVERLRAYRGPSVAIMEVCGTHTVAAARMGLRGLLPEGVRLLSGPGCPVCVTPVDLFDQALHLVREAGVILATYGDAVRVPGTRGSLDRARSQGADVRVVYSALDALALAERNPDREVVLLGLGFETTAPTVAAALLRARQEGVRNFSVLSAHKAILPAMEALLQDPEVRIGAFLCPGHASMVLGAKAYEPLAERYGVPCCVAGFEPEDVLAGVLCLLGQVQRGEARVENAYPRAVSAEGNRAAQEALERVFQRAPARWRGLGEIDGSGYDLRPAFAPWDARRRFLQGVRFEGREPAGCRCAEVLRGRIEPAECPLFARACTPQQPVGACMVSSEGACGAHYRYRGRADG